Genomic segment of Euwallacea fornicatus isolate EFF26 chromosome 34, ASM4011564v1, whole genome shotgun sequence:
AATGCTGAAAAGTCGATATTTCGTAGAGCAAATAGTTATAGTTTCCAAGATGTGGAATCgatttgacatttttcgaCTACCAAAGCATCTATGGTGGCATCGAGATTCGGGATGGTTGGGTTTTTGAACTAGATCTTTGAGATTTTACTACTTCAATAGAACAACAACTGGAAATTTTCTCCGAAATTTCCAAAGGGGAGGCGTACACAATCAGTTTTCGCAAAAATATCGGTAAGTGTTACCGATATTGAGAGCTTAACTCGTATTCTATCAAAACATCCTAAACTTAAATTAGACACGTTACGAGACAACTGAAGCTGCGAGACCGTGACCTGAACTAACCGGGTGCAAACGCACCACTCAGCCGCGCCACCAAACGACGCCACTCGCGTGCGGCACTTGAACTAGTGTTAGCTAACCTGAATAAACGCGCGATTTAGCCGAGTCACCAAACAATTGTCACTCAATCATTGcacttgaactaacctgaactaacttgtCCAGACCACTATAAGGGTCTGTCCATCACATTCTAGTGGCCATACTAAGTTGTCCGactgaataaaaatatctacagactttcttttttgttttggagGCGTCTGCATTTtagaaaagagaaaattaaattttcttatcagGATCCATTCTTTACTCGGCTAAACTGAATTTCATCACCGTGTAATTCCCATCATCCGAGCTACCTAACGACACCTTTCGGTGGCGTGACAAAGTTGTCCGGCTGCGGGCAATTTGAGACTTATGAACGGTAAGGGAGATATGGAGGTGAGATCTCGGAGGGCTGTAGTGCAGGCCATAGATCTCGATGCGGTGCAAGCTGGCAATGGAGTCGGTCTGTGTGAACAACCATGTGGCTGAGAACTGATGTAAAGTTCACAAGGCGTTAACAGCCCCATGTGCAACACTTTGAATCTAAAATATGCACACTGCATATTTTACGAAGGGTTCCATGCGtcgaatgaaaaaatataatgagACTGAAAGCTGAATGGAGGTTCGACGCGTCCATGGGACCTCGCATTAACTTAGCAATTGTCCCTATAAATCTTCAACTCAATGTGGCATTTTCCTAATTAGGAACTGAGATCCACATTTCTTTTCGAAGAACTTTGGACACATAACGTAGGTAGgaattaactaaaattttggtCCGTTGGGGTGACTGGACAAAGAATCCTCTCAATTTGAACCGCCATAAGCAGCCGCTATCGAGAGTAGCTCTGTCCTACAATTCTTTTCACGAGTCAATGTTAATGTCCCGCATGAAAAAAGTGGGACACTTATCTTTAATGCATTCGACATTATTAGTTTGTCTCGATCTATATTTTGCTTTAGATTTGACGTGGCTTGCGATTCGGAATAAAGTGACTTCGAGTGTCATctccatttcaaatttcgcgTTGTGGAGTGTCTGCGGCATTAAGAACTGAAGGAAAGTTGATAAAGGAAACTCACCTTTGATGAcagtaatttacattttttatactGCCAGAAATGAACgaattgacgaaatttgatgGATTTAAATCCCTGTCAAACAATGAAGTTGCCATCATGCGCCTTAATCGGAGTAAAGAGGAGTAGAGATGTTTACGATCGTGATCAGTGTTTCACGTGATTCCCTCACTTGCTTCTCGTAGATTTCAAAATTGCAGATAACATGAAGTTGGATATCTATGATGAGCAAGTGAAGGTGCGTTTTACACACTTACGTTCGTGTGTAAAGGAAGCTGAATCTCGAAGTTTTTTGGTACACACTTAAGGATAAATAAGCGACATTTAGTGCTTAAGGACAGAACTGCTTAAGCTCGGCTTAAGTATAATTTCGCCGTTCTATGCTATCGTATTGGCGCCTGATACTAATACTGTATGCTCCGAATTGCAGCGGtaagaaaaattagtttaaactATAGTCGAAAAGCACTTGGTAGCCGAAATACACGGTGTTCCAGACATGCAGAGTGAGTCGTAATTTAACCGACAAGGAGCAGGTGTATGTAGGGGACCTTAAGATGTGAcgatttgtaaaatttctttctacGGTTAAAGAGGAGATCTCGACTTCTGAAGTTGGCtcctaaatttctaaaaacggCATATTTCAGAGACGCGTCGTCGCGACGCGATCAAGTCTGAAACATGTTTCATTCTTATCAACGTCTTTAATTGGTAGAAATTTCAAGCGGATAGTTGCTCAATAAGAGTTCGATTGGGAGTAAAGTAAGACTAAAACAATTGAGATTCTTTTTATATGTAAAGTAacttaaaaaccaaaaataccacttaataacaaatttaattccaAAACTTTTATCCCTCTTCAAAGCTTGTCGGAACCTTGTTAttcttgatgaaatttttatttatttttttaatttatttattaaatatttaattaaacggaTTTAAATGGATTATCGGTCAAAAACGACGTAGTTTTTGATTGCGACCTCTCGACTTTTTCTAATGCAGTTGAGTAACACGGCGATAATAGCACGCAAATCGCTCATCACTTACAAAATTTCGGCATCATCCCCATTGAGTTTGTTGAAATGAATTAGCCGTTGATGTTATGATCCGAGACACGCTGTCTTTTTGGGTTTCGCATTTATTTTACGcttaatttagttaaattaattattatttttttaataaattctagTCAAATCTAGTACAGGAAAAAATCGCGATTGTTAAGTGCTTATGTTCCAGATCTTGGACTTATTAGCGCTGCGCGCGCCGGTATTCAAGTTTGACGTTCGGGTCATAATGATGCACCTCATGAGCTAGCTTTATAACGGGCTATTAATGCTCCTTTATAACTTATATGCATTaaaataacttcaacaaaacaATTCTCGAGTATAATTTATCTGGCAAAGTAGCATTATTTTTACTGTAGAATACGCGATTAAATTGCCGCAACCGCAATTCAGGACACCTTATATACCTCATGGTCGATAAAAGCATACGAGATACGGGCTAAATTAAGTCAACTTCACTAGCAACAATCAAAGGAGAACTACATTTATTGGACATACACCCATCTGCTTGATTAAAATCCGCAGTAGGGCCATTTCCTACAACTGTTTTTGCAACAAATTATCGCACTCTTCGAGGCCATATTGCAAACACACGTTAACTTTATGAATGGACAACCTCTCAAACAGGTGGGTGTCTTAGCGCCAGCCCCATACCGTCCCTGCTTCCCTGCCGCTCCTACATCTAACTCAAGTAAGTGAAACGTACTCACCAAATGAGTCCACAATGGAACTCAGAACATTCTATTCACAAACTATCGCAGGTTCCCTTTAAAGGGTGGTCTCGATTCAACGACGACCAGCCTGTCTGGCTGTTGTGAGAATTTTGGGTGGCGTCGAGGGCGCCGGCGTCGGTGTGCGGGCGTCCGCGTGGGCGCGACGATCGATTCACATCGTCGCCGGACCGTGTTGCGGGGGTCGAGGTGTGTTTGATTTACATCaagaactaaaaaataatcccCGCTCAATGGGGATGGAGTTTCCTTAGCTTCGGTCACAATTAAGCAattaatttcatcaaattgtcTCCCCGTTTTGATGTCATTAGGGCGATTAAAGCGAATGTGATTTTGGTTCAGTAGCTACCAACGTGCGACTGAAAAAATAACCGAACTATTGTTGCAATGATTGCGGTTTTTTAACCCAATGTTACACTACtaataatacagggtgtttcaaaaaattgggTCACGCCACCTTAGATTCGTAAATGGCTGTATCGAAAAATGCGTGATCAATGGTGCGtagaaacaaattttgctTCAACATATCGAAAATTGACCAAAAATCTTTGATACATCCTGTAGTTAAGTACCTAAAACGTTCGTTAATGctgttttccctttttttgtCTTGTAAGACATTTCAATAAGGTTCTTCGTTCTGAAGCACAACTGAAAGTTGCGGTACAACTTACATTCCTTTGTACTTGTCTATAGTGATAAATTAACACACTTGGGAGTTGCAAGATCCATATGATCTTGGCACAAATATAgctaaaaattcgattttttaatcgtaacaaatttaatcaatatACTGAATTTGAAAGTATTAAATCACTCGGTAGAAATCATGTCAGTcttaattgtattttaattgctttacTAGTTGCAGATAAAACTACGTTTATTGATAACCTTTTATCTGCATGCGTGGGATTTATCTCAATGCTTCAGCAGGTCGATACAACATACTAGTCCATAATGAAATTATGCCATCAGTTACAACCATTATACTATATACCGAGGATATTATGATGAATAGAATATTCACCAATCGGTTATTTACCCacatcaattattatttatcggAAAATAAGTGttcccaaataattttttttttttttgaaaattcaaggGTGTGTGGAACATTCGCATGAGCATCGTGGTGGAGTTTTGTCACACCCCTAATTCAAATACTTCGTGGTTTTTCCACTCTGCTTGTCACCTTCCCGAGACCCTCCAGATGAGCAACTTATTATAACGTCAATCTTATCTCATAAAGCCACACGACAAAGATTAAAGAAGATTTAGATGTACCAAAAAACGACTCTGGaatttaaatacacaaaaaCTTGTACGACGATGGGATTAGGGGATATTTAGGATTAGTCCCTTAAACTCTTTATTTAGGAAatcgttttattaatataGAGGGTTAGTCGGCTAGAAAAAGAGTCATATTATTCAATTAACttatcatttattattataataaacacAAAGACATCCATATAATGCTATGCTTGTGATTTGTCATGCGTTACGTGTACATCGTCCACGTTCTTTAGTAATGTGTCTTATTATCCCCGGCGCCCGCTTGTCATACACATCCTTTTGCCGTGCCTTCACATATCTCCGTTCAATTCTCGAGTTGCTAAATTTAAATGTGCTTTTGTAAAATagtcttaaaaaaacattaagaaaCATAAACAATTTCTTGTAATGCAAGATAACGCATGCCATCACCATATAGGTACCATAGGGTGTAAAATATCTTCCCGGAGATATTTCAGAGAACGATAATTCTCTccaaaataatacaaaaatactaATAAAGCCACGGCCAAAAACCTACTACTAGAGGGCAGcaaagttttacttttttttcatattttgtattttccttACGTATGCCTcgagttaaattttgaaaatttcttatatctattttctttaaaaccctCTGCAACAAGATATCAAAATAGTCGGAAGTCATACACAGGGTTTTATGTTCCTTTGGTTCATGTAGCGTTTTATgcttttcactttttttagaATACCCTATATGAAATTCTTATACCAAATTTTAACtcctttttcaattctttagttttttagtGTCTAGCAGTAATCACGCGTTTTTCAATGTTCtcgtaaaatttgcaaaaatatttatcgatGCAAATTAAGAATGTGAAGGAAGTCATGACAAAAACAACCATCTGGCTCACTTATCAACTATCTGAAGCAATTGGTCACATTTAATCGAATtacttaaaatcaaaataaatctaaacctaacaaactaacaaaaaaatctaataaaatgataaaaactgttaagtgtgccaccctgtatatcgaaaatagtGCGTTTTTGCCCATAGGTTTATTAgcatttcttattattttgcagCGTACTATCactccctgaaatatctctatGATATATGTTACACCTTTATCAAGACGCTAATAATACCAAGCCGTTCATTAGCTCTCAAACCAATATTACACAGACCACGAAATTAAGACGCACTATCTCGGAACCACATGgacaaattattttgcagtATATTACATGATGTTTCCACGGTTTCTATGCCATGTAGGCAACCCCATATTAACTTATCTTCTCAAAACGACCTGAGAATTCACGTTTTAATATGTATACCAGCAGCCAATCAACAAAACAGAGCGTCGTCCGGTAGTTACAAGTGCTGGTAGCCATGAggcgaaaaatttaaatgtcacataatttattaatgtggAAGATTTCaagcttaaaaaatttcaaccatAATCAatgagaatattttattaagtacTTTCACCATAATTTACATCCTTCAACTTTGTAACAATTCAATTAGCACTgatataaaaattgtataattgcgtatatacatataaaataaacCCTCCTCGATCATTTTACTCGGGCCGCACCACTAAGACTGTCCCCGACATCCTGGCATACAAAGGTTCAAATTTATCATCTCTTCCAATATCATTCCACAACAGCGTCAACGTTTTCCTCAAGTACGAATCCGACTCTTTGTCGTCCGGTAACTTGTCCACCTTCACTGTAAACAACATCAAAGCGTTTGAAACCAGCGGATTGTGTTCGTCGCAAAAGTGATGAAAAGATTGCGCGACTTTTCCAGGAACTTCTTCCAAGTGCTCGACAATCATTACTCCCGAAGTTTCCAGGGGATCCCTATACTTCGAGATTACCTTTCCGTAATCTTCAATTATTTCCAAGTTCAAAGCAGACCCGTGAATTACGATTGCGTCGTTGTCGCAGTCGGTTAAGTAACACACGGCCGCGTCTTTGACGTAATTCAGAATACGTTGCATCGTGGATTCACCTTTGTAGTTATTTTCATAGAGGAAGATGATGGTGCTTGGCTTCTGCTTATTTCGGATTTCTTCTATGTTAACACGAATCCTTCGCCAAAAGTCCTCATCTTGGTGGATAAACTTTTCCTCCATGcttttaaatgtattaatcaaattttttttaatagttttgttAGGTTCTGAATTGCCCTTGGAGACCGAGTATAACAGCGTTATACTGATGATACATATAATTATAGTGGTAGCTGTAACAATGACAAAAACATATTACATAAAGATTATCCATTGAAGAGAATACATATGAAAATCAAGAAGTTGCGCTAATTTACCATCAATCAGGTCTAATTTTGTCATGAATGAGCAAATCAATGCTGCGGATTTTCTTTTCAGAAGCCTTTCCAACCGTTCCAAACATGTTAAACATTGATTTTGTAGAAAAAGCTTTGAATTTCTTCTCTAATGTTGCTAcgtgaaaaaatcaaagtctACTTAcgggaaaacatttttttaagatatattTTATAGGGTGCAGTCTCTgtatgggaaatatttttttcttgttggAATGACTTTGactgatttaaataatttgagtcTTGGGATATATCTGAATCATCCTCTTCTAAGATATCTGAATCATCCTCTTCTAAGATATCTGACTCATTTTTCTTCTCACAATCTTCTAAATCCTGAGATAGTAAAACCTTGTTTCTCACACTGGTCGTTACTGGAAAACCATTTAATGATTTGATGTCTCGAGGCGTTGAATAACTGAAATCACAATATTACATAGTCCTACAAATAAAGACACTAAGAAAgtgtggaaaaaatatattttttgatatgaaAATTGCTGAGCAAAGAGAAATTAGGTGCAAAAAAGAAGCTTTAGCTGCATTAAGATGTGgttcaaataaataacaaataaaaaacctTAGATTTGGATGAAAGTCTGGAGTTCAGATACATCCCTGGCTTTTTAAAGGAGTCCTCataatgaaattagaaaactatgttttgacacatttttgaaaatcgtgaAAATTTGATAgtattaaaggaaataaaaggCAAGTAGTActtgatattttttctccAGTGTGTCATATAAATTCaggtaaatttccaaaaaatctaTCAAGTTTTTAGCACAGTTACATTGAAGCAACTCTTGCCCAACTGACTCCACAGAATTtagaatttataaattgatgAAATGTGGTTTGTTGTTGTATGtacgtttataaataaaatgtaattcaTTTTGTCTTAATTTGTTAACGAAAGTTGAACACAGGAAAGCTTTGAGTATAACCTGTATTCTATGGTTATAACAGGGCCTCATTATATGCCTGTTACCTAAAATGAGATGAGTAATTAGTATATACTTACGTTGAATATTCATGCCAATTGTTCATGTCAACACATGATATAGGGCTTTCAATAGAACTCTCATCATGAACACCCTTTCTCCCTTTAAGGCGGCACACAGTTGTTGGAGTGCTCGACGCTTCAGGCCGGTCAATTCCCTAAATATACAAATTCGttcttaaatataaattttttatttattaaggcTAACACAGTACCATTATAGAAGGTTTGTATTATGCTACTACAAAGAAAACGCATTATCTCCTACAGAGAGAAACTATATTTGTGGAATAATAAAGGGTTTTAAAATAGATactatcaaaataaaaaaaaacacttaagaAATCActtgaaataacctcaaattcattgacaaaaacaatataaaaaaattcacagcTATCGTTGAGGTAACTAATTAAACTACAAACAAGTATAGGCCCTTGAAGACGGAGATAATGCAATGCTATAGGATTGAAGCTAATCCTTGTTTGCAAGTTTTGTtggttttaaaatagaaaaaaagccATAAACGATGGTGTTCTAATTAAAACTTAgttatttaatagttttttcttgcaatgaattacaaataattaattttataaaaatgtacgGTTCGTTTTTCAATGTGCCATAAAGGATTTCATGTGGTTATAgtacgttttttttataaatctataatctataatttaaaaaaaaaatgtattttactgGATTTGTTAGTGTAAAGTCGGTAGAATTGAATTAACATCTtctaaatttcataatttaaattttaaattagattcTAGACGTTTCAACAACAGAAGCACCATCTTAGGCGTTGCCATATTCCCCACAATTGCTTTTACCTAGGAGCAATAAATATATCTAACATCTGTAGTGTCATAACCTCACTATTCAAGGTCAATCACATGCCATGTATCCAGTACCAAAATGTTTGGTttcgtaattaaaaattaagttctaAAAGACAACCTAATAATCGTTCTCAGAAAGAACATTATTGATTAATAACGTATTACAAAATGTGCCTTTGACACTTCCAATAATCAgacaatgttaaaaatattccaGGTCCATTTGTGGATATGTAGGAACAATTCCGCCTCCTTACacacaattaaaaactgtttgtTCAAAAAAGTAAGTGATTAAGCAGGTTTTTAGTATTGTGGGAATATTGTTATTGTGCTTTACAGCAGCATGTTAATCTTTTCGTACCCGCCAGCAGTTACGTGAACCAATCAAAGCAGAATGCGGCTGTTGAAACTGTAAACTTAACTCAGCCACTCCCAAAGACAAAGTTAAAGGTTGAGCCGGCATGGAGGCAGACACCTTCAGTCGACAGTTCAAGTATACTCCAggaatgtttaaaattgtcgaaaatAAGGCTTACGAGTAAGTTTTTATCCATATTTTGTGTGTTTAGAAAGTTGTTCAAATTCAAGACTTATCATGGGTGTCCCAGAATCCTCAAGAGATACACTGGTGCTTAAATTGTGCCAAACTGTAAAGTGTATAACAATTAAGGCAACTTTCTATTATGCATTAAGCATTATATCAATCCAgctcaaatttaaaactgctatgaattgcaaaatattagtctttaatttttttgtgattagCATTGGTAGTTGTAACAACTATGGCAGGCTATGCTGTTGCACCTGCCCCATTCGAATGGACGACTTTTGTCTTAAGCATAGCTGGAACAGGATTCCTGTCAGGAGCTGCAAATGCCATTAACCAATTTCATGAAGTTCCCTTTGATGCCCAAATGAACAGGACTAAACAGAGAGTTTTGGTTTGTGGTAGACTGACGTAAGTATTAAGAAAATAACATAGGACTTGCAACAAAAAAACCTTATATGTTCAGACCTCTGCATTCAATAATGTTTGCTAGTGGAGCAAGTATTACTGGACTTGGAATTCTCTTTTTCGGAGTCAATAGTTTGACTGCAACATTGGGAGTCATGAATTTGCTATTGTATACATCAGTTTACACTCCATTAAAACGGGTTAGCATTTTGAATACCTGGGTAGGATCTATTGGTAAGTTTTTGTTGACTTGGAAATCAAAAAGTATCAATTCAACCTGATTGTATTAGTATCAATCAACACAATACAATGCAATTAGAAATACATATCTATTTCTGAACATCCAAGCCATGCCTAATAACTTAGTTTCTCGTTTTCTTTGCCTCTTAAAATTGAGACAATCTACGTAAATAGAATTAATTTCTTCAGTATAGTTTAAATCGGCCATAAAACATGTTTCTTgaagattaaaaatatgtaaaacctCGACAACAACTTGCATAATGTTCGATTTTTAACAGTAGGCGCAATTCCTCCGTTAATGGGTTGGGCAGCCTGCGCCAATTCGTTGGGCCCCGGAGCTTTCTTAATGGCCGCTCTATTATATAGCTGGCAATTTCCCCACTTCAACGCCTTGTCATGGAACCTACGCCCGGATTATTCCAGAGCAGGATATCGGATGATGGCGGTAACTGATCCGGCTCTATGCAGGAGAGTGGCATTTCGGCACACCGTAGCCCTTCAGATATTTAGCATGGCCGCTCCGATACTGGAAACCACAAATTGGTGGTTCTTGGTAGGAGCGACGCCActtaatgtatattttatttatttaggtgAGTGGGTGCTTTGCAGGGTAAATATTCAAACATTTTCCTCCTTCAGGGCGACTCTAATGGGTAATGACAATGTAGAGTTCTTCTACAGATAAAGGTGGATTCACTTTTAAGAGGAAATAAGACTAAAATAACCATATTTCCTATTGGCATTTTTTTAgtggcaattaaaaaaaaactgacaaatacaaaataaagcagGGGCGCATCTATTATATCCAAAAATTTACTGCACCTTTAATagctattaaattttgttcaaaatagaTTTCAGTAATATTTCGTTCCAGCTTACCAATTTTACAAGGATTCATCAAGTGCTACATCGCGAAGGCTCTTCAAGTACTCGTTGATTCATTTACCAGTTTTAATGATGCTTTTCCTGTTGAGTAAGAAAAAATGGTTCGTTTTTGaagataaaattgaaactaGTGGCGACGCGCACACAAGTGATAATAACAGTGATGtacaaaatgtgtaaataaaGCAAAgctaattgattttttttggtgtataatttattttttttgttacaaacATGTTGCcctacttttaaaaaatatcattatta
This window contains:
- the Cox10 gene encoding protoheme IX farnesyltransferase, mitochondrial isoform X3 — encoded protein: MLKIFQVHLWICRNNSASLHTIKNCLFKKQHVNLFVPASSYVNQSKQNAAVETVNLTQPLPKTKLKVEPAWRQTPSVDSSSILQECLKLSKIRLTSYAVAPAPFEWTTFVLSIAGTGFLSGAANAINQFHEVPFDAQMNRTKQRVLVCGRLTPLHSIMFASGASITGLGILFFGVNSLTATLGVMNLLLYTSVYTPLKRVSILNTWVGSIVGAIPPLMGWAACANSLGPGAFLMAALLYSWQFPHFNALSWNLRPDYSRAGYRMMAVTDPALCRRVAFRHTVALQIFSMAAPILETTNWWFLVGATPLNVYFIYLAYQFYKDSSSATSRRLFKYSLIHLPVLMMLFLLSKKKWFVFEDKIETSGDAHTSDNNSDVQNV
- the Cox10 gene encoding protoheme IX farnesyltransferase, mitochondrial isoform X1: MLKIFQVHLWICRNNSASLHTIKNCLFKKQHVNLFVPASSYVNQSKQNAAVETVNLTQPLPKTKLKVEPAWRQTPSVDSSSILQECLKLSKIRLTTLVVVTTMAGYAVAPAPFEWTTFVLSIAGTGFLSGAANAINQFHEVPFDAQMNRTKQRVLVCGRLTPLHSIMFASGASITGLGILFFGVNSLTATLGVMNLLLYTSVYTPLKRVSILNTWVGSIVGAIPPLMGWAACANSLGPGAFLMAALLYSWQFPHFNALSWNLRPDYSRAGYRMMAVTDPALCRRVAFRHTVALQIFSMAAPILETTNWWFLVGATPLNVYFIYLAYQFYKDSSSATSRRLFKYSLIHLPVLMMLFLLSKKKWFVFEDKIETSGDAHTSDNNSDVQNV
- the Cox10 gene encoding protoheme IX farnesyltransferase, mitochondrial isoform X2, with the protein product MLKIFQVHLWICRNNSASLHTIKNCLFKKHVNLFVPASSYVNQSKQNAAVETVNLTQPLPKTKLKVEPAWRQTPSVDSSSILQECLKLSKIRLTTLVVVTTMAGYAVAPAPFEWTTFVLSIAGTGFLSGAANAINQFHEVPFDAQMNRTKQRVLVCGRLTPLHSIMFASGASITGLGILFFGVNSLTATLGVMNLLLYTSVYTPLKRVSILNTWVGSIVGAIPPLMGWAACANSLGPGAFLMAALLYSWQFPHFNALSWNLRPDYSRAGYRMMAVTDPALCRRVAFRHTVALQIFSMAAPILETTNWWFLVGATPLNVYFIYLAYQFYKDSSSATSRRLFKYSLIHLPVLMMLFLLSKKKWFVFEDKIETSGDAHTSDNNSDVQNV
- the TORIP gene encoding uncharacterized protein TORIP, which produces MGIDRPEASSTPTTVCRLKGRKGVHDESSIESPISCVDMNNWHEYSTYSTPRDIKSLNGFPVTTSVRNKVLLSQDLEDCEKKNESDILEEDDSDILEEDDSDISQDSNYLNQSKSFQQEKNISHTETAPYKIYLKKMFSPTTIIICIISITLLYSVSKGNSEPNKTIKKNLINTFKSMEEKFIHQDEDFWRRIRVNIEEIRNKQKPSTIIFLYENNYKGESTMQRILNYVKDAAVCYLTDCDNDAIVIHGSALNLEIIEDYGKVISKYRDPLETSGVMIVEHLEEVPGKVAQSFHHFCDEHNPLVSNALMLFTVKVDKLPDDKESDSYLRKTLTLLWNDIGRDDKFEPLYARMSGTVLVVRPE